The following coding sequences are from one Natrarchaeobaculum sulfurireducens window:
- a CDS encoding DMT family transporter: MQRPADVGLFLALAVLWGLSFPAIEIGLEYLPPLLFAAFRYDVAALVLLGYAAIRTDEWIPRSRRNLLGITGGGLFLVAGNGLIFMGQQTVPSGVAAILTSLIPLVTAIWAYLLLGERLSPTGVAGVGVGLVGIGFIVQPDPANLLAGDTVGHLLILGQVASVALGGVLVQRASPTIDTVPLTGWSMLLGGLVLHGASLTAREVPGAEAVSLEAVAVVVYLAVFSTAIAFFIYFTVLATYGAFQVALIQYLVPVVATLVGVFVLGESITPLTYVGFALIVAGFALVKRRAIASALDGRLGASG, encoded by the coding sequence GTGCAGCGTCCCGCCGACGTCGGTCTCTTCCTCGCACTCGCCGTGCTCTGGGGACTGTCGTTTCCAGCGATCGAAATCGGCCTCGAGTATCTTCCACCGTTGCTGTTCGCCGCCTTTCGCTACGACGTCGCGGCGCTCGTCCTGTTGGGGTATGCAGCGATCCGGACCGACGAGTGGATTCCGAGAAGTCGACGCAACCTGCTGGGGATCACTGGTGGCGGGCTCTTTCTCGTCGCCGGCAACGGGCTCATTTTCATGGGCCAACAGACGGTCCCGAGCGGCGTTGCCGCGATCCTGACGTCACTGATCCCGCTCGTGACGGCCATCTGGGCGTATCTCTTACTTGGTGAGCGACTCTCACCGACCGGTGTCGCCGGTGTCGGTGTCGGACTCGTCGGCATCGGGTTCATCGTCCAGCCCGATCCCGCGAACCTGCTCGCGGGTGACACCGTCGGCCACCTCCTGATCCTCGGCCAGGTCGCAAGCGTCGCACTCGGGGGCGTCCTCGTTCAGCGAGCCAGTCCCACGATCGATACCGTTCCGCTGACCGGCTGGTCGATGCTCCTCGGTGGGCTCGTTCTCCACGGTGCCAGCCTGACCGCCCGCGAGGTGCCCGGGGCAGAGGCCGTCTCGCTCGAGGCCGTCGCCGTCGTCGTCTACCTGGCCGTCTTCTCGACGGCCATCGCCTTTTTCATCTACTTCACGGTACTCGCGACCTACGGCGCGTTTCAGGTGGCGCTCATCCAGTATCTGGTGCCGGTCGTCGCGACGCTCGTCGGCGTCTTCGTCCTCGGTGAGTCGATCACGCCGCTCACCTACGTCGGCTTCGCCCTCATCGTGGCGGGCTTCGCGCTGGTCAAACGCCGCGCCATCGCCAGCGCCCTCGACGGTCGACTCGGTGCCAGCGGCTAG